Below is a genomic region from Romeriopsis navalis LEGE 11480.
CTTTCGCCGCTTCGCTAGGTCGTTTGGGCTGAGGCATAGAATACGCTGCAAACTGTTCTAAATAGAATCTATTCTAGATGTTGTGTCCAATTTCTAAAAACTTCAGTCACAGCCCCCAATATCGCAGCCATCACAGCCGCCGATATCACAATCGCCCACATCGCAGCCGCCGATACCACAATCATCGATGTCGCAGATGCCCGCATCACAATCGCTACAGCTGTCCAATATGTCACAGTCCCCCGTGCTATCACAACTGCCCAACCCACAGTCCGGAGTATCGCAATTGCCAATATCTTTGGAGAATATATCGCATCCACAGTCCGCCACATCACACCAGTTACCATCACTGTTACTGGGATTGTTGGATTTTCGTTGGGGATTGTCGTCTTCCCCATTTGCTTGAATGCGGTTAGTGCGGATTGTTTGGATGCGACTGGCGCGGATGGTGAGATTTGCTTGGTGGCATTCTTGGAGTCGCTGCTGAAAGGGCTGAATTGCTTGGGTGAAGCCTTTCGTGCTCAACAGTTCGCGAAAGTAGGCGGAGCAGGATGGGCCACCGTGAAGTTTGGTGTAGGCGCAGGAGAAGCCTTTACGGGGGGAGAGATGTTTTTGGTATTTGCGGACAGCGAAGTCTGCACTCCGATCGAATGCGCCACTTAACCCAATACTGCTAGCCAGTTTGCCGATCGGTGCGAGGTGAGTGAGAGAAGTCGCAATGATTCCGCGTCGATAAGTGCTGTGCATGATTTGGGGGCATTTGATAGTCAGTGATTGGCCGTAAACCAGCCCGGCTGGAGCTGGTCACGGTGCATTGATGCACGATCGAAAATTGGCTGGAAAGGCAGTTTCCCTTGACGTTGCAAATCCGTAAATTGCTCAATCGCATAACGATGGGCAAATTCTTCTTTCATTTGGCTCGGCTTGGTTGTGAAGGCTTGCTCAATGCGCTCTACCTCAAGCTGATCGGCAAGCTCAGAAGTGGGCCAAATCACGCTCTGCAACCAATCAATATAGTGCCCCAATTCATGTAAAACGGTACGAAATAAGATCGTATTGCGCATTGAGATGGCCGTTGACGTAATTTGATAGCCGCGTTTGGTTTGGTGAATTAGATGCCCATCGGTGCGGAGTCGATCGAGTTCTTTAACGTCGTATGGGGTCAGAGAACGCCCCCAGCTCAGCGGTTGCTTCAGAGATTGGGCTTCAAGGCAAATCGCGGTTCCCGCATATTTTCCGGGCGTTGCATAGTAGAGAAAGCGGCCCCAGACAGGATTTTGATTGCTTTGTTTGCGCGTTGGTTGCCGGAAGATAATTAATTCCAAGCCTTCGAGATGTGTCTCTGGGACAAAGTTTAGTATTTTCGCGACATCATCCACGGTGCAGGGGTAGAAATAATCCGGATGGGTTGGTTCTACCAGAAACGTAATGACCTGATTTTGGATTGTGCGGGTGATGGCGATCGGGTGTGATAGCACTTCATAGAAGATTCGATCGTCCGGCCAAGCGTGGGGAATGTTCAGACGATTGTTGTGTCCGTGGCCTTGCTTCGCTGTGCCAATATTGCGGTTCCGCCTTGTGGGATTCCATCCGGGTCGCATAGGTGCTCTCAAGATGTTGGATTAGAAGTGGCTACACCCCAGCGGCGACATTTTCCTGAAACTGTTTACGCCATGTGACATCAACTGTCCGATCACACCTGACTTCTAAGACTTGAATG
It encodes:
- the yidD gene encoding membrane protein insertion efficiency factor YidD encodes the protein MHSTYRRGIIATSLTHLAPIGKLASSIGLSGAFDRSADFAVRKYQKHLSPRKGFSCAYTKLHGGPSCSAYFRELLSTKGFTQAIQPFQQRLQECHQANLTIRASRIQTIRTNRIQANGEDDNPQRKSNNPSNSDGNWCDVADCGCDIFSKDIGNCDTPDCGLGSCDSTGDCDILDSCSDCDAGICDIDDCGIGGCDVGDCDIGGCDGCDIGGCD